One region of Triticum aestivum cultivar Chinese Spring chromosome 6B, IWGSC CS RefSeq v2.1, whole genome shotgun sequence genomic DNA includes:
- the LOC123133834 gene encoding E3 ubiquitin-protein ligase ATL6, whose translation MNTTRGHRNGGSSFLLVIMLVAAAADIAAAQQTGQGPSYFNPQNFNPSMAVIIVVLVTAFFFLGFFSIYIRRCAGGPLGGPGEDLSVPGARPGGLTFLTAARSRRMRGLDPAALEALPTMAYADVKEHKVGKGELECAVCLSEFDDDDTLRLLPKCSHAFHADCIDAWLASHVTCPVCRANLVPGADAPAASGAAASAMPEPDILAATSVPQPAQETTTAPPEQVTVVITDAAEETEEERVRREEAAELVRIGSVKRALRSKSGRSPAAQFPRSHTTGHSLAAAPAESAERYTLRLPEHVLREVVAAGKLRRTKSLQAFREDRAGGSTRRGSRSVRLGQSGRWPAITMSSFLGLSFSAWGSSRRGEADAAGKGGARGAGDGTAGAEQQQCDGGACPLPLGGRRV comes from the coding sequence ATGAACACGACGCGTGGCCACCGCAATGGCGGCAGCTCCTTTCTCCTCGTCATCATGCTCGTCGCTGCGGCGGCCGACATCGCGGCCGCGCAGCAGACCGGCCAGGGCCCAAGCTACTTCAACCCCCAGAACTTCAACCCGTCCATGGCGGTCATAATCGTCGTGCTCGTcaccgccttcttcttcctcgggttcTTCTCGATCTACATCCGGCGCTGCGCGGGCGGGCCGCTCGGCGGGCCCGGCGAGGACCTCAGCGTGCCCGGCGCCAGGCCGGGCGGCCTCACGTTCCTCACCGCCGCGCGGTCGAGGAGGATGAGAGGGCTGGACCCCGCCGCGCTCGAGGCCCTCCCTACCATGGCGTACGCCGACGTCAAGGAGCACAAGGTCGGCAAGGGCGAGCTGGAGTGCGCCGTGTGCCTCAGCGAGTTCGACGACGATGACACGCTCCGACTCCTGCCCAAGTGCTCGCACGCGTTCCACGCGGACTGCATCGACGCCTGGCTCGCGTCGCACGTCACCTGCCCGGTCTGCCGCGCGAACCTTGTCCCCGGCGCCGATGCTCCGGCGGCGTCCGGTGCCGCTGCGTCGGCGATGCCGGAGCCGGATATACTAGCCGCGACGTCGGTGCCGCAGCCGGCGCAGGAAACGACCACGGCGCCGCCAGAGCAAGTGACGGTAGTGATCACCGATGCTGCCGAGGAGACGGAGGAGGAGAGGGtcaggagggaggaggcggccgagcTGGTGCGCATCGGCAGCGTGAAGCGCGCGCTGCGCAGCAAGTCCGGCCGGAGTCCCGCCGCGCAGTTCCCGCGCTCGCACACCACGGGGCACTCGCTCGCGGCAGCGCCGGCCGAGAGCGCGGAGCGGTACACGCTGAGGCTGCCGGAGCACGTCCTCCGGGAGGTCGTCGCGGCGGGCAAGCTGCGGCGCACGAAGAGCCTGCAAGCGTTTCGGGAAGACCGCGCCGGCGGGAGCACGCGCCGGGGCAGCAGGAGCGTCCGGCTCGGGCAGTCCGGCCGGTGGCCCGCCATCACCATGTCATCGTTCTTGGGACTCTCGTTCTCGGCGTGGGGGTCGTCGCGGCGTGGCGAAGCCGACGCCGCCGGCAAAGGCGGCGCGAGGGGCGCCGGCGACGGCACAGCGGGCGCGGAACAGCAGCAGTGCGACGGCGGGGCGTGCCCACTTCCACTTGGCGGCCGCCGTGTTTGA